One window from the genome of Pseudalkalibacillus hwajinpoensis encodes:
- the mnmA gene encoding tRNA 2-thiouridine(34) synthase MnmA: MAARKNEDIRVVVGMSGGVDSSVAALMLKEQGYDVIGIFMKNWDDTDENGVCTATEDYDDVIRVCNQIGIPYYAVNFEKQYWDKVFTYFLDEYKGGRTPNPDVMCNKEIKFKAFLEHALTLGADYLATGHYAQVVERDGEVKMLRGVDDNKDQTYFLNQLTQEQLSKVMFPLGGIEKKKVREIAEEAGLATAKKKDSTGICFIGERNFKEFLGQYLPAQPGKMMTLGGEEKGQHDGLMYYTIGQRHGLGIGGDGEPWFVVGKNLDDNVLYVDQGFHNDLLYSDSLIAVNSSWVSNLPIEEHISCTAKFRYRQKDSGVTVEKLDDDRLKVTFDEPVRAITPGQAVVFYNGDECLGGATIDQVFKNASELTYV, encoded by the coding sequence ATGGCAGCACGTAAGAATGAAGATATACGAGTCGTGGTTGGAATGTCCGGAGGTGTTGATTCATCAGTAGCTGCATTAATGTTGAAAGAACAAGGCTATGACGTGATCGGCATTTTTATGAAAAACTGGGACGACACCGACGAAAACGGGGTATGCACAGCAACAGAAGATTACGATGATGTTATTCGTGTATGCAACCAGATCGGCATTCCGTACTACGCAGTCAACTTCGAGAAGCAATACTGGGATAAAGTGTTTACTTATTTCCTAGATGAATATAAAGGTGGACGTACACCAAATCCTGATGTTATGTGCAACAAAGAAATTAAATTCAAAGCATTTCTTGAACATGCACTAACGCTTGGAGCAGATTACCTTGCGACAGGGCACTATGCGCAAGTGGTCGAACGCGACGGAGAAGTCAAAATGCTTCGTGGTGTAGACGACAATAAAGATCAAACTTACTTTTTGAATCAGCTCACGCAAGAGCAACTTTCTAAAGTAATGTTCCCACTTGGAGGCATCGAGAAGAAAAAAGTTCGAGAGATTGCGGAAGAAGCGGGTCTTGCTACAGCTAAGAAAAAGGATAGCACAGGAATTTGCTTTATCGGCGAGCGTAATTTCAAAGAATTTCTTGGACAATATCTTCCTGCTCAACCAGGCAAAATGATGACGCTTGGTGGAGAAGAAAAAGGACAGCATGATGGATTGATGTATTATACAATTGGTCAGCGTCATGGCCTTGGAATTGGTGGCGACGGTGAACCATGGTTCGTGGTAGGTAAGAATCTTGACGATAATGTTCTTTATGTTGACCAGGGTTTCCATAATGATCTCTTATACTCTGATTCCCTTATTGCAGTGAATTCAAGCTGGGTTTCGAATCTTCCGATAGAAGAGCATATCTCTTGCACAGCGAAATTCCGCTATCGTCAAAAAGATTCAGGCGTTACGGTGGAAAAGCTGGATGACGATCGCTTGAAAGTGACATTTGATGAACCAGTACGCGCTATTACACCTGGACAAGCCGTTGTTTTCTATAACGGTGATGAGTGTCTCGGCGGAGCAACGATTGATCAAGTATTTAAGAATGCAAGTGAACTAACATACGTTTAA
- the cymR gene encoding cysteine metabolism transcriptional regulator CymR: MKISTKGRYGLTIMMELAKKHGDGPISLKSIARSKDLSEHYLEQLVAPLRNAGLVKSVRGAYGGYILAQEASSITAGDIIRVLEGPISPVEVMDDEEPAKRDLWLKIRDAVKDVLDSTTLEDLATYEGEGEQDSYMFYI; encoded by the coding sequence TTGAAGATATCAACAAAAGGAAGATACGGATTAACAATTATGATGGAGTTAGCAAAAAAGCACGGTGATGGTCCGATTTCTTTAAAATCCATTGCTAGAAGCAAAGATTTATCAGAGCATTACCTTGAACAGCTAGTCGCTCCATTAAGAAATGCTGGTCTTGTTAAGAGTGTTAGAGGGGCATATGGTGGTTATATTCTAGCGCAAGAAGCAAGTTCAATTACAGCGGGAGATATCATTCGTGTTCTAGAAGGGCCCATTAGTCCTGTTGAAGTTATGGACGATGAAGAACCTGCTAAACGAGATCTGTGGTTAAAAATACGAGACGCTGTGAAAGATGTTCTCGATTCTACAACGCTAGAAGATCTTGCCACCTATGAAGGTGAAGGAGAGCAAGATAGTTATATGTTTTATATTTAG
- a CDS encoding YczE/YyaS/YitT family protein, translated as MKPDNKGIPWFWMSWGIFVLGLLVMAFGISLMIKAEFGSAPWDVFHIGLYQQFGLTIGTWSILIGFLIIGSTSLLDRTWPKLGAFLNMLLVGVFIDIYLWVPFLKTPDHLIGKLVMLVSGILIMGYGIGLYIAADRGAGPRDSLMLVLTERTGWKVQHIRLTMEIVVLSLGWLLNGPIHVGTLLFCITIGPIVGYSLPQCKKLVARLIERGGRFEDINKRKIRINNYDGVSKKAR; from the coding sequence ATGAAACCAGATAACAAAGGCATACCATGGTTCTGGATGAGCTGGGGAATATTTGTATTAGGTCTTTTGGTTATGGCTTTTGGCATTTCTCTGATGATTAAAGCTGAATTCGGTAGCGCGCCATGGGATGTCTTCCATATTGGACTGTATCAGCAGTTTGGATTAACAATTGGCACATGGTCAATTCTAATTGGTTTTCTGATTATAGGCTCGACTTCATTATTAGATCGAACCTGGCCAAAATTAGGTGCTTTTCTAAACATGCTGCTCGTAGGTGTGTTTATCGATATTTATTTATGGGTTCCTTTTTTAAAAACTCCGGATCATTTGATAGGCAAATTGGTTATGCTTGTTAGTGGTATTCTGATCATGGGGTACGGCATCGGTCTCTATATTGCAGCAGATCGTGGAGCAGGTCCAAGAGATAGTTTAATGCTTGTATTAACAGAACGAACGGGATGGAAGGTACAACATATCCGACTTACTATGGAAATAGTTGTCCTTTCTCTTGGATGGCTTTTGAATGGTCCTATTCATGTGGGAACACTTTTGTTTTGTATTACGATAGGGCCAATTGTGGGTTATTCATTGCCACAGTGCAAAAAACTTGTGGCTCGATTGATAGAAAGAGGTGGCAGATTTGAAGATATCAACAAAAGGAAGATACGGATTAACAATTATGATGGAGTTAGCAAAAAAGCACGGTGA
- a CDS encoding cysteine desulfurase family protein: MSAIYMDHAATSPVHPDVIEAMVSSLKSDFGNPSSIHQFGRKSRHALDEARNNLASSIHALANEIIFTSGGTEADNLAIVGAAKGNFAKGNHIITTEIEHHAALNACKVLEKEGFVVTYLPVDENGRISIDDLEKAIRPETILITVMYGNNEVGTVQPIAEIARLANDSDILFHTDAVQAYGLIDLDVKQLGVDLLSVSAHKINGPKGVGFLYVKDGTKLLPHSFGGEQERKRRAGTENVAGIVGMEKAAELMRIDREAKVELYQNMKQVMLGIFEEASIPYRINGDQDHILPHVFNVSFLDAKVEPMLMNLDLAGIAVSSGSACTAGSHEPSHVLTAMFGDNERTQTAIRFSFGYGNAIEDATKAASEVVKIVNRLKKL; the protein is encoded by the coding sequence ATGAGTGCAATTTATATGGATCATGCTGCGACCTCTCCGGTCCATCCCGATGTTATTGAAGCGATGGTTTCATCACTAAAAAGTGATTTTGGTAATCCTTCAAGTATTCATCAGTTTGGCCGTAAGTCGCGTCATGCACTTGATGAAGCGAGAAATAATCTTGCGAGCAGTATTCATGCTCTAGCTAATGAAATTATTTTCACAAGTGGGGGTACAGAAGCAGATAATCTAGCAATTGTAGGAGCTGCTAAAGGAAACTTTGCTAAAGGAAACCATATTATCACAACAGAGATTGAGCATCATGCTGCACTGAATGCTTGTAAAGTACTTGAAAAAGAAGGATTTGTCGTAACGTACTTACCTGTAGATGAGAATGGTAGAATTTCTATAGATGATCTAGAAAAGGCGATTCGGCCAGAGACAATCTTAATAACAGTTATGTATGGTAATAATGAAGTTGGGACAGTACAGCCAATTGCAGAGATCGCCAGGTTGGCAAACGATTCTGATATTCTGTTTCATACCGATGCCGTCCAAGCGTATGGCTTAATCGATCTTGATGTAAAGCAACTTGGCGTAGATCTTCTTTCTGTTTCAGCACATAAAATCAACGGTCCAAAGGGCGTTGGCTTTCTTTATGTTAAGGATGGGACAAAGCTGTTGCCTCATTCATTTGGCGGTGAACAGGAGAGAAAACGACGAGCAGGTACGGAGAACGTTGCTGGCATTGTAGGAATGGAGAAGGCAGCTGAATTAATGCGGATTGATCGAGAAGCGAAAGTGGAGCTTTATCAGAATATGAAGCAAGTGATGCTAGGTATTTTTGAAGAAGCATCCATTCCTTATCGTATCAACGGTGATCAGGATCATATCCTTCCACATGTATTCAATGTTAGTTTTTTAGATGCAAAAGTGGAACCGATGTTAATGAATCTAGATCTTGCAGGTATTGCAGTATCGAGTGGTTCGGCCTGTACGGCTGGATCGCATGAACCTTCACATGTGTTGACAGCGATGTTTGGTGATAATGAGAGAACACAAACGGCCATTCGTTTTAGCTTTGGATATGGAAATGCAATTGAAGATGCCACAAAAGCTGCGAGTGAAGTCGTTAAGATTGTCAATCGTTTGAAGAAGTTATAA
- a CDS encoding tetratricopeptide repeat protein yields MSNKNEQAIEAMNNGQLEKAVTLLYEAIEENPKDPVAYTNIGNLLAQAGEIKQAVAYFEKAIDLDETQGTAYYGAGNAFFELEQYKDAADMYQKAIQQGLDQSDVHFMIGQCFMMQDALRLALPFFQRAVELNEEDTEARFQYALCLAQDGAIDVALPQFERVVEEDPDHADAWFNLGVSYAYQENLTKAISCFDRALAIQPDHLLAGNGKKQMEQAMNNNN; encoded by the coding sequence ATGAGTAATAAAAATGAACAAGCGATTGAAGCAATGAATAATGGACAATTAGAAAAAGCTGTAACGCTACTTTATGAAGCAATAGAAGAGAATCCTAAAGATCCAGTTGCTTATACGAATATTGGAAATCTCCTCGCACAGGCAGGAGAAATTAAGCAGGCTGTCGCATATTTTGAAAAAGCGATTGATTTGGATGAAACGCAGGGGACTGCTTATTATGGCGCAGGAAACGCATTCTTTGAACTAGAGCAGTATAAAGACGCTGCAGATATGTACCAGAAAGCAATCCAACAGGGGCTTGACCAAAGTGATGTTCACTTTATGATTGGTCAGTGCTTTATGATGCAGGATGCACTTCGATTAGCATTACCTTTCTTCCAGAGAGCTGTTGAGCTCAATGAGGAAGATACGGAAGCGCGTTTTCAGTATGCACTTTGTCTCGCGCAAGATGGGGCAATCGATGTAGCGCTTCCTCAGTTTGAGAGAGTCGTTGAAGAGGATCCGGATCATGCCGATGCGTGGTTTAATTTAGGTGTGAGCTATGCTTATCAAGAAAATTTGACGAAAGCAATAAGCTGTTTTGATCGTGCACTCGCTATCCAACCAGATCATCTCTTAGCAGGAAACGGGAAGAAACAAATGGAACAAGCGATGAACAATAACAATTAA
- the recD2 gene encoding SF1B family DNA helicase RecD2 — protein sequence MDQPQKGYIKGRPIQMIFFNEDSLYGVARLRISETNEPYDEKEVVVNGMIPRLLEDETYVFYGRFTDHPRYGKQYAVESFERQMPESKPGLIQYLSSDLFHGIGEKTAESIVDVLGERAIAKIMRDPSILSKVPKLSEEKAKGLYDSLMEHQGLDQIMIRLTELGFGPRLSMKIFKAYKQETLEIVEKNPYQLIQDVEGIGFRRADDLGRSIGIEGKHPDRIRAACLHTLNEQTLQEGHVYLEYDALIQSVNELLGDKLDEADISRELISLYESDKLILDRERIYLHSLYYAEKGLVTGLNNVMSQTEYADSFPESEFYRALGDLEERLGIQYAPSQREAVQKAIASPFMILTGGPGTGKTTVIKGIVELYAELNGLSLEPKDYSKDKPFPVLLVAPTGRAAKRMSEATGLPAFTIHRLLGWKGEAGFEHDENNPIEGRLLIVDEVSMVDVWLANQLFKSLPSQIQVIVVGDEDQLPSVGPGQVLKDMIDSHAVPVSKLTDIYRQAEGSSIIDLAHSIKEGELPEEFRKPTPDRRFFPCSQAQIIEVVSQVCGNALKKGYSPRDIQVLAPMYRGSAGVDRLNQELQKLFNPATEQRRELLHGDLVYRVGDKVLQLVNNPEDNVYNGDMGEVVSVFFAKENIEKQDQLVVSFDGQEVVYDRPDFNQLTHAYCCSIHKSQGSEFPIVVLPIVRGYYRMLRKNLLYTAVTRSKDYLILCGEEEAIKLAIQTEDDQVRNTQLTEKLQEMIGEQKTIEESM from the coding sequence ATGGATCAGCCACAAAAAGGGTATATCAAAGGAAGACCCATTCAAATGATTTTTTTTAATGAAGATAGTTTGTATGGAGTGGCAAGACTTCGGATTTCTGAAACGAACGAACCTTATGATGAGAAAGAAGTCGTCGTGAATGGAATGATTCCTCGACTTCTTGAAGATGAGACGTATGTATTTTACGGACGCTTTACGGATCATCCCCGTTATGGGAAACAGTATGCTGTTGAATCATTTGAGAGACAGATGCCTGAATCAAAGCCAGGGCTTATCCAATACTTATCTAGTGATTTATTCCATGGAATTGGTGAAAAGACAGCTGAATCGATTGTTGATGTGTTAGGTGAGCGCGCCATAGCTAAAATTATGCGTGATCCATCAATATTAAGTAAGGTTCCAAAGCTATCTGAAGAAAAAGCAAAGGGACTATATGATTCTCTAATGGAGCATCAGGGGCTTGACCAAATTATGATTCGATTAACTGAGTTAGGATTTGGACCGAGACTATCGATGAAAATTTTTAAAGCCTATAAGCAAGAAACGCTCGAGATTGTTGAGAAAAATCCATATCAGCTTATTCAAGATGTGGAAGGTATTGGTTTTCGACGTGCGGATGATTTAGGGAGATCGATTGGTATTGAAGGAAAGCATCCTGATCGCATTCGGGCAGCATGTCTTCATACGTTAAATGAACAAACGTTACAGGAGGGACATGTGTATCTTGAGTACGATGCATTGATTCAATCTGTGAATGAGTTACTAGGTGATAAGCTTGATGAAGCAGATATTTCAAGGGAACTGATCTCTCTTTACGAGAGTGATAAATTGATTCTTGATCGAGAGAGAATCTATTTACATTCACTTTACTATGCTGAAAAAGGTCTTGTGACTGGATTAAATAATGTGATGTCGCAAACGGAGTATGCTGACTCTTTTCCCGAATCTGAATTCTATCGCGCTCTAGGAGACCTTGAAGAACGACTTGGTATTCAATACGCTCCCTCACAGCGTGAAGCGGTACAAAAAGCAATCGCTTCTCCGTTTATGATTTTAACTGGCGGACCAGGTACGGGGAAAACCACGGTTATTAAAGGGATTGTGGAGCTCTATGCTGAGCTAAATGGACTTTCACTCGAACCGAAAGATTACTCAAAGGATAAGCCGTTTCCAGTGCTACTTGTAGCACCAACAGGAAGAGCAGCGAAACGGATGAGTGAAGCAACAGGACTACCGGCTTTTACGATACATAGATTACTTGGGTGGAAAGGTGAGGCGGGATTTGAGCATGATGAGAATAATCCGATTGAAGGCAGGTTGTTAATTGTCGACGAAGTATCCATGGTTGACGTGTGGCTTGCCAATCAATTATTTAAATCCTTACCATCTCAAATTCAAGTGATTGTTGTTGGTGATGAAGACCAACTTCCTTCGGTAGGGCCAGGACAGGTGCTCAAGGATATGATCGATTCACATGCAGTTCCCGTTAGTAAACTGACGGACATTTATCGACAAGCTGAAGGCTCTTCGATTATTGATCTCGCGCACTCTATTAAAGAAGGAGAGCTTCCAGAAGAGTTTCGGAAACCAACGCCTGATCGGAGGTTCTTTCCTTGTTCCCAAGCACAGATTATAGAGGTTGTCTCGCAAGTGTGTGGCAATGCATTAAAGAAGGGATACTCTCCTCGGGATATTCAAGTTCTGGCTCCAATGTATCGAGGATCGGCAGGAGTGGATCGGCTAAATCAGGAGCTTCAAAAGCTATTTAATCCTGCAACAGAGCAGCGAAGAGAGCTTTTGCATGGAGATCTCGTTTATCGAGTCGGTGATAAAGTTCTTCAACTTGTAAACAATCCTGAAGACAATGTCTACAATGGTGATATGGGCGAAGTAGTTTCTGTATTCTTTGCGAAAGAAAATATTGAAAAGCAGGATCAGCTTGTTGTTTCATTTGATGGACAAGAAGTAGTTTATGACAGGCCTGACTTTAATCAATTAACACATGCCTACTGCTGCTCCATTCATAAATCCCAGGGTAGTGAGTTTCCGATTGTTGTTCTTCCTATTGTAAGAGGGTATTATCGGATGCTACGAAAAAATCTTCTTTATACAGCCGTCACAAGGAGTAAGGATTATTTGATTTTATGTGGAGAAGAAGAGGCCATTAAACTAGCTATCCAAACAGAAGATGATCAGGTTCGAAACACGCAATTAACGGAGAAATTGCAAGAAATGATTGGGGAACAAAAGACAATTGAAGAGTCGATGTAG
- a CDS encoding AAA family ATPase: MDLFDYPKENNNTSSGPLASRMRPRSIEEFIGQDHIIGDGKLLRRAIQADQLTPMIFFGPPGTGKTTLARIIANTTSAHFEQLNAVTSGVADIRRLTSEAKDRLKLDDQKTVLFIDEIHRFNKSQQDALLPFVEDGTIVLIGATTESPMFEINAALLSRSRLFRFEHLNETTIKNILYQAINDKDRGFGRYDVEIEDEAIEHLIDVSNGDARTALNALELAILTTTPNKDGKLVISLAIAEESIQQRVLQYDKDSDNHYDTVSAFIKSIRGSDPDATLYWLAKMIYAGEDPRFIARRLYVHAAEDVGLADPNALLIAHAASYAVEFIGMPEARIPLAEAALYLATAPKSNGVISGIDAALAAVKKEKNGTVPIHLRDSHYKGASELGHGIDYKFPHDYPGGYVPQQYLPDHMVRKTFYKPTERGHERTIQKRLDYFAERIKSDSKKS, encoded by the coding sequence ATGGATTTATTTGATTACCCAAAAGAAAACAACAATACTTCTTCTGGACCTCTCGCTAGCAGAATGCGACCTAGATCCATTGAAGAATTTATCGGCCAAGACCATATTATTGGCGATGGCAAATTATTGAGAAGAGCCATCCAAGCTGATCAACTTACTCCAATGATTTTTTTCGGTCCACCAGGAACCGGTAAAACAACACTTGCACGTATTATAGCCAACACTACATCTGCTCATTTCGAACAGTTAAATGCTGTTACTTCAGGAGTAGCTGACATTAGAAGACTCACGTCTGAAGCAAAAGATCGCTTAAAGCTTGATGATCAAAAAACGGTGCTCTTTATAGATGAAATCCATCGCTTTAATAAATCACAGCAGGATGCACTTCTTCCTTTTGTTGAAGATGGAACGATCGTGTTAATCGGAGCAACAACAGAAAGCCCAATGTTTGAAATTAATGCGGCTCTTCTTTCTCGTTCAAGATTATTTCGATTTGAACATCTTAATGAAACAACTATTAAAAACATTCTTTATCAGGCGATTAACGATAAGGATCGCGGCTTTGGAAGGTACGATGTTGAAATCGAGGATGAAGCCATTGAGCATCTCATAGACGTTTCTAATGGAGACGCTAGAACAGCTCTAAACGCGTTAGAACTCGCCATCCTTACAACGACTCCAAATAAAGATGGGAAGCTTGTAATTAGTCTTGCAATTGCAGAAGAATCCATCCAGCAACGCGTGCTTCAATATGACAAGGATAGCGATAATCACTACGATACCGTTTCGGCCTTTATTAAAAGTATACGAGGATCTGATCCAGACGCTACGCTTTACTGGTTAGCAAAAATGATCTATGCAGGTGAAGATCCTAGATTTATCGCGAGACGCCTTTATGTCCATGCTGCCGAGGATGTTGGATTAGCCGACCCCAACGCACTTCTGATTGCCCATGCGGCCAGCTATGCGGTCGAATTTATCGGTATGCCGGAAGCTAGAATTCCACTAGCCGAAGCAGCGTTATATCTTGCCACCGCTCCAAAAAGCAATGGGGTGATTTCAGGTATAGATGCTGCACTTGCAGCAGTAAAAAAAGAAAAAAACGGAACAGTTCCTATTCATTTACGTGACTCACACTACAAAGGAGCTTCAGAACTAGGGCATGGGATTGACTACAAATTCCCGCATGACTATCCAGGAGGATATGTCCCTCAACAGTACCTTCCTGATCACATGGTCAGAAAAACGTTCTATAAACCTACTGAGCGCGGGCACGAAAGAACGATCCAAAAGAGACTTGATTATTTCGCTGAACGCATCAAATCCGATA